The window AAGTCCTCGGCGTCCGGGAATGACTGCAACCAGGCTTTGATTTTAGAAAAATTTAAAACCAAATCGGTTTTAGCATAAATAGCGGCTGAACGAAAAACTACTACATGCCAAGGTATTTTGCATATAAACTCTTTGCGGTATTCTTATCCTCTGTTCCTGTGATTATGGCCCTTCCATCAGGAAAGAGGGTAAAGCCAAAGTCGTTGACCTTAAACCTCAACATAAAATCATTGCAGCTGACGTCTCTGGCCAATCGCAATCTTTGTGCTAATTGTTGTATATTTGTCTTTCCAGCATTTCGATATGTCACCTGTATGGCATTTTTGCCACAGAGAAGTGTTGTCAGGACTCCCTCCTCTGCGTTCAAGAACTCATAATTGTTTAATCTGCAGGTCGGACAGTCGTTTAATTTTCTCAAGTCCTGAACATCCAGCTGCTTAAATTTTGTATTCCAGACATCTATATCAAACAGTCTTTTGCTGGTAGATTCAAAATCCCTGATGAGGATCTTAAACGCCTCAGTTACTTGAATGGATGCTATAATGCTTGCAATAGGTCCGATAATTCCTGCCGTATTACAGGTAGGAAAGGTTCCTGCCTGAGGCAAAATGTCAAAAACACACCGCAAACAGGGAGACTCTGAAGGTATAATATTCATCGTCAATCCCTTGCTCCCTATACACGCCCCGTATATCCACGGAATATTATTCTTTACACAAACGTCATTTATGAGAAACCGGGTCTCGAAATTATCTGTACCATCCAGGATGATGTCAGCACCTTTGACCAGGTCTTCAATGTTTGTGTGATTCACATCAACAACAATCCCCTCTATGGTAATGTCGGAATTTACCCGCTTCAATTTGTTCCGGGCGACAACTGCTTTGGGAAGATTACTGTTAATATCATCTTCATCAAAAAGTATCTGCCTCTGAAGGTTGCTCTCTTCTATGAAATCCCTGTCAAGTATCCTGATATGACCGATACCTGCACGAACAAGATAGG is drawn from Candidatus Scalindua sp. and contains these coding sequences:
- a CDS encoding ThiF family adenylyltransferase; the protein is MQSYAVVVGCGALGSVSASYLVRAGIGHIRILDRDFIEESNLQRQILFDEDDINSNLPKAVVARNKLKRVNSDITIEGIVVDVNHTNIEDLVKGADIILDGTDNFETRFLINDVCVKNNIPWIYGACIGSKGLTMNIIPSESPCLRCVFDILPQAGTFPTCNTAGIIGPIASIIASIQVTEAFKILIRDFESTSKRLFDIDVWNTKFKQLDVQDLRKLNDCPTCRLNNYEFLNAEEGVLTTLLCGKNAIQVTYRNAGKTNIQQLAQRLRLARDVSCNDFMLRFKVNDFGFTLFPDGRAIITGTEDKNTAKSLYAKYLGM